CCCGGACGGCGGCATGATTGCCTACGAGTCCTCGCGCACGGGGAACGGCGAAGTCTGGCTCATCGACCGCAAGACCGGCAGCGAGCGACAGCTCACGAACCGTCCGGCCCAGGACGCGGACCCATCCTGGTCGCCCGACAGTCGGGAGATTGCCTTCGTATCCGATCAGGACGGACAAGCCGGCCTGTGGATCGTCTCGGTGGAGCAGGGAGCGCTGCGCAAGGCGGGGAGCCAGACCATCACGCGAGCATCCCCTCGATGGGCGCCGGATGGGGCGACGATTGGAATCGTCTCGCGCGGAGAAAAGGGAGACGCCCTCTTCCTCGTCGATCCGAAAAGCGGCGCGAGCCGCAAGGTGCTCGATCACGTTTCCGATTTCGGCTGGTACCGGGATGCGGACCACGTGATCTATGCCGTGGAAGGCCCCGAGCCCGAAATGCGCGTGGCCAACCTCAAGTCCGGCGAGTCATCGGTGCTCCTGAAGACGCCCTTCGGCGAGATTCAGGTTTCCCCCGATGGGAGCGGCGTGAGCTACTGCACCGCGCTGTCGCATTCCAACATGAACCTGTTCCTCCTGCCGCTGGCTCCTGCGCCTTCGGGGGGACTGCCGCGTCCGGCAGGACCTTCCCGGGCGATCACCGACGGCAAAGGCGAGTGGCACGTGCACAACGGCGGATGGTCGCCCGATTCCCGGCAGGTCATCTACACGCGCGACACCGACACCGGCGACATCTACCTGCTCGAAGGAGCGCTGTAACGCACATGTCTCTCGAACCCGGCACAAGGCTCGGCCCCTACGAGATCGTCGGCCCGCTCGGCGCCGGCGGCATGGGCGAGGTCTACCGCGCCAAAGACACGCGCCTCGGGCGTGACGTCGCCATCAAGGTGCTTCCCGCACATCTCTCCTCGCAGCCGGAGCTGAGGCAGCGGCTGGAGCGCGAAGCGCGCGCCGTCTCCAGCCTCAACCATCCGCACATCTGCACGCTGTTCGACATCGGGCACCACGAGGGGACCGATTTCCTCGTGATGGAGCACCTGGAAGGGGAGACGCTGGCCGAACGGCTCAGGCGCGGTCCGCTCCCGTTCCCGGAGCTGATGCGCGCCGCGATCCAGATCGCCGATGCCATGGATCGCGCTCATCGCAGCGGCATCATCCATCGCGATCTGAAGCCCGGCAATGTGATGTTGACCAAGGCGGGAACGAAGCTTCTCGACTTCGGACTCGCCAAGGAGATGGGCATCGGCTCGGCCCCGTCGAGCCTCACCGCCTCGCCGACCATGCTGAGCCCGCTGACCGCTGGCGGAGCGATCCTCGGGACCTTCCAGTACATGGCGCCCGAGCAGCTCGACGGCAAGGAAGCCGATGCGCGCAGCGATGTCTTCGCGCTCGGCGCCGTGATCTACGAGATGGCGACCGGGACCCGCGCCTTCGAGGGGAAGACGCAGGCATCGCTCATCGCCTCCATCCTCAAGGAGGAGCCGCGGCCGATCCGCGCCACGGTGCCGGCCGCGCCGGTCCCTCTCGACAGGCTGGTGAAGCAGTGCCTCCAGAAGGATCCGGACGAGCGGATTCAGAGCGCCCACGATGTCCGGCTCCAGCTCGAAGCCATCGCCGAAGGCGCAGCATCCGCCCCGGAGAGCACCCCCGCCGCTGCCGGCCACCGCGAACCGCGCCGTAGCCGCGAGCGCCTCGCCTGGGTCATCGCCGCCGTCGCCGCGATCGCTGCCGCGGCCGCAGCCGCGGCAGCGGTCTCGGCAGGATTCTTCAGGACGGAGCCGCCGCCATTCCCCGTTGTGTCTTCCATCGCCGCGCCGGTCGGCGCGGCTCTTCCGTCGAACATCCTGCCGCTGGCCCTCTCTCCCGATGGCCGGCAGATTGCCTTCGTCGCCCGGGGCACGGCGGGAAACGGCATCTGGGTCCGGCCGCTCGATTCCGGCAAGGCCAGGCTCCTGCCGGGGACCGAGGGCTCGGAGTGCCCTTTCTGGTCGCCGGACTCGCGGTCGATCGGCTTTTACGCCGGGGGCAAGCTGAAGAAGATCGATCTCGCCGGCGGACAGAGCGACGTGCTGGCCCCCATGGGGATCTGCCTCGGAGCCTCCTGGAGCCCCGATGGATCGATCCTCTACATCGCCGATCGCTACCTCCCCATCACGAGGATCAGCGCCGCGGGAGGGGAGCCGCAGGTGCTGGTGGCGGCCGGCAGCGTGAAAGGCAAGAGAGTCTTCTCCCAGCCGAGCCTTCTTCCCGACGGTAAGCATCTCCTCTACACCGTGAACGAAATCTGGGAGGGAGGTGAGAACAGCGGCATCTTCGTGGCCACGACCGAAGGCAAGGACGAGCGCAAGATCCTCCCCATTCTGTCCAACGCGCGCTACGTGCCCCCGGGCTATCTGATTTACGCCAAGGACGGCTCGCTGCGCGCCCAGCGATTTGATCTGAAGAACCTCGAGGTGAGCGGCGACCCCGTCACCCTGGCGGACGGCATCCAGTACTTCGGCTTCTATGCGAGCAACGTCTTTTCTGTCACCGACACGGGCATGCTGGCCTTCCTCCCCGGCGGGGGAATACCGGCGAGACAGCTCACCTGGATCGATCGGCAGGGTGCCGTTCTGGAGAAGACCGGCAAGCCGGGGAACTACTTCTCGCCGCGAGTCTCCCACGACGGCAGGCGCATCGCCGTCGATCAGAGCGAGGCCACGAGCGACAGCGGCGACATCTGGGTCCAGGATCGCGAACGCGGCATCGCCACGCGGCTCAGCTTCGATCCACGCAACGAGTCCTCCCCGATCTGGTCGCCCGACGACCGTCGCATCCTCTTTTTCGGCAATTTCCCGAGTCGCAACGACCTGTTCACCGTGTCTTCCGATGGCACGGGCTCGATCGAGACGCTCCTG
The DNA window shown above is from Candidatus Polarisedimenticolia bacterium and carries:
- a CDS encoding protein kinase is translated as MSLEPGTRLGPYEIVGPLGAGGMGEVYRAKDTRLGRDVAIKVLPAHLSSQPELRQRLEREARAVSSLNHPHICTLFDIGHHEGTDFLVMEHLEGETLAERLRRGPLPFPELMRAAIQIADAMDRAHRSGIIHRDLKPGNVMLTKAGTKLLDFGLAKEMGIGSAPSSLTASPTMLSPLTAGGAILGTFQYMAPEQLDGKEADARSDVFALGAVIYEMATGTRAFEGKTQASLIASILKEEPRPIRATVPAAPVPLDRLVKQCLQKDPDERIQSAHDVRLQLEAIAEGAASAPESTPAAAGHREPRRSRERLAWVIAAVAAIAAAAAAAAAVSAGFFRTEPPPFPVVSSIAAPVGAALPSNILPLALSPDGRQIAFVARGTAGNGIWVRPLDSGKARLLPGTEGSECPFWSPDSRSIGFYAGGKLKKIDLAGGQSDVLAPMGICLGASWSPDGSILYIADRYLPITRISAAGGEPQVLVAAGSVKGKRVFSQPSLLPDGKHLLYTVNEIWEGGENSGIFVATTEGKDERKILPILSNARYVPPGYLIYAKDGSLRAQRFDLKNLEVSGDPVTLADGIQYFGFYASNVFSVTDTGMLAFLPGGGIPARQLTWIDRQGAVLEKTGKPGNYFSPRVSHDGRRIAVDQSEATSDSGDIWVQDRERGIATRLSFDPRNESSPIWSPDDRRILFFGNFPSRNDLFTVSSDGTGSIETLLSNEADNLPSDWSSDGKFILYQTSKNGIFSNTDLMIFSVDEKKSEPWLVTPYAERQARFSPDLRWIAYSSDESGRTEVYVRGFHPPGGKWRISSDGGSAPVWRPDGKELFFVSADAKVMSVAVRPGAAFDGAPATPLFGIPGDMFDLSVVTQFDVAPDGRSFLMNLEAPADGPRMITLVTNWPSLLKPGATP